Sequence from the Rhizobium sp. TH2 genome:
CGTGCGCGCGGTGACGTAGAGCTGGGCGGCCAACCGTTGATCGAGGAAACCCTCGAATGTCAGGCGGAAACTCGCCACCATGGTGCCGACGCCAACATTGGCCGAAAGTGCCAACAGTAAAGCCATCAGTGCCAGGGACAGGCCGGGAAGCTGTTGGCGTGCATCGGCCCAAAACCATTGGTGAAGAGGTCGGTGCGCCGATGCCTCAAAGGCGGCCAGGACAAGAGAGAGCGCGACCGGCAGCAGCAATGCCGATCCGAGCAGCAGCCCCCCAAGGACCGCGAAGCCCGCGATCAGTCCCGATCCGAACTGCACGAGCATGGCTGCGGACGCCAGGAGGAGAGCGGCTGCCACGGCCTGCATCTGCCTGGTTCGGCTCGAGGCCAGCGCCCATGCGCGAGGCTGCGCCGGCGCAAGCAGGGGCATTCGCCAAACCTGCCAGAGACTTTGTCCCGCCGACCCGAGAGCGCCGAGAACCGCCATGCCGAGCCCAGCCACCCACCATTCAGTCCTAAGCGTCAACGTGCCCGGCAGCGTCGCTCCGTAGAGGCCCTGCAACGTGGCGGCAACGCCGGGAAGCAGTAGTGAAGCAATCAAGTAACCGAGCGCGACGCCGACCAATGCGGCAAACACTGAGACCGCCAGCAACTCGGCGATCAGCACCCCTGTCAGCGCCACCGCCGAAACCCCGAGCGCACGAAGCGTTCTGAATGTCGAGCGTCGTTGTTCGAAAGCCAGGCCGATCGCCGAATAGACGATGAACAGCCCGACGGCGAATGCAAGAAAACCAAAAGCCGTGAGATTGAGATGAAAGCTGTCGGTCAGGCGCGTCAGGTCGCCTTGGGGATCGGGAGCCTGATAGGACAGGTCCGGCGCGACGTCTTCAAGCCTACCGCGCCCCGCAGGTTGATGATCTGCGACGATCAAGCGGCTCAGCCGCAGCGGATGGTCCAGAAGCGTCTGGGCGATACCGATATCGACGAGCGCGGTCCCGGGCGGCAGGCTCTCATCAACACGAAGCGCCGCCGATGTCCGCCCGGCAAGCGCCTTCGCCGTGGCGGAATTTACATACATGACCCCAGGCGTTGTGATGAAAGGCAACAGATCGGAACCACTGGCGACCGACGCGACATTCGCATCAGTCGGGATGCTGATGGGATCGATGCCGATCAGATGCACGGTGGTTGAACCGATTTTCAGGTCACCCTCGAGAATCGGCGAAACGAGCCACCCGGCCCTGCGCAATGCGATAAAGTGATCCTGGTCGAACAGTTCCCCGTCTTTTGTCACCAGTTGCGAAAATCTGTTGCCGCCGAGCATGGCGGCGGCACGATCATAGCTGGCGCGAGCCTCCGCGTTGATCGCCTGGACCCCGGACCAAAGGGCGGTCGCAAGCGACAGACCGAGCAGGAGCATGGCGAATTGCATCGGATGCCGACGCCAATGAGAAGACAACGCGTCGAGACTGGCCCTCAACATCAGCTGATGCTGCCTCCCCTCAGATGAACTCGGGTATCAAGCCTTTGCGCCAGTCGGCGCGAGTGGGTCACCATCAGCAGGCTCACGCCCTGCTCGGCAACGAGTTCCAGCAAGAGATCGAGCACCGCGTCGCCTGTCGCCTCATCGAGATTGCCCGTCGGTTCGTCGGCAAGCACGAGCTTCGGACGCCCTGCAAGCGCCCGGCCGATGGCGACCCGTTGCTGCTGGCCGCCGGAAAGCTGCTCGGGGAACCGTTTGAGCAGTTTGTCCAGTCCCAGGCGATCGACAAGCGTCCTCAGCCGAACGGCGTCGTGTGTCCCAGCGAGCCGTGCGTGAAACGAAAGATTGGAAGTAACATCCAGCGAAGGGATCAGATTGTATTGCTGGAAAACGAACCCCAATGTCCCGCGCCGCAGCGCTGCCCTTTCGGCGTCGCCCAAGCCCGCAATGTCCGTGCCGGAAACGAAAATCCGCCCGCGTGAAGGGGCATCGAGGCCACCGATCAGATGAAGCAGAGTGCTCTTGCCGCTGCCGGACTCCCCCGTGAGCGCAAGGCTTCGGCCGGCCTCCAGGTCGAGGCTGACATCACGAAGGACCTCAAGCGGGCCTTCCGCGGTCTCGAACGATTTGTAGACGTTTTGAACTTGGAGAAGCATTGCGTATCCGGATTCGACGGCCTTCCGTAGCACAGCGCTTCGCGGCATGCGAACTGCCATCGACATCCGAGCGGTTTGGCTGCCTTGTCGAGAAGTGGTCCGTCGGCTGGGCTCTTTCCACGCCGTTAATGGCGTTAGCTTTGGCCACGATTCGAAGCTAAGAGGTTTAAAAACGGCGCTCCCGAGAGCATGGTGTACGAAAAGGAGATACTCTATGGCCAAAGGATCAGACCTTCTCGTTCGTGCGCTGGAGAACGAAGGCGTCGAGTATGTTTTCGGAATTCCAGGCGAGGAAAATCTCGACTTTGTGGAATCGCTTCGCACGTCTTCGATCAAGCTGGTACTGACACGACACGAGCAGGCGGCCGCCTTCATGGCCGCGACCTACGGCCGGCTAACGGGCAAGCCCGGCGTGTGCCTGGCGACCCTCGGCCCGGGCGCTCTCAATTTTACCACCGGAGCCGCATATGCGCTTCTTGGCGCAATGCCGATGGTTATGATCACAGGCCAGAAGGGTATTCTTTCCTCGCGTCAGGCGCAGTTCCAGATCGTCGATATCGTCGCGACGATGAGGCCACTCACCAAAGCCTCCCGTCAGATCGTCTCCGCATCAACGATCCCAACGGTAGTTCGTGAGGCGTTCAGACTTTCCCAAGAAGAACGCCCCGGTCCCGTCCATCTCGAATTGCCTGAAGACATCGCCGCGGAGGACGGTGGCAATGCGAACCTGATTCCGCCACATGACCTCGAACTGCCGGTCGCCAGCGCCACTGCTCTCGACAGGGCAGCTGCGATGCTTGTCGCCGCGGAGCGTCCGTTGGTAATGCTCGGTGCTGCAGCGTCGAGGCCGCGATCGACCTCGGACCTCGCTGACTTTGTCGTGCGCGCAGGAATACCGTATTTCAACACGCAGATGGGCAAAGGCACGGTGCCGGGCGGCACCGAGCTCTATCTCGGGACGGCGGCACTGACCGAACGAGACTATGTCCACGAGGCAGTCGAGAGAGCCGATGTCATTTTGACGATCGGCCACGACACCGTGGAAAAGCCGCCCTTCGTCATGGGACCGGGCGGGCCGAAGGTCATACATGTCGGCTATCAGCCGGCGCACGTCGAAGAGGTCTATTTCCCACAAATCGAAGTCATCGGCGACATCGGCCCGTCGCTGAAGCAGCTTGGTGAGCGTGTCCACGGCAAGCTCAAGAATGCCCAGGTGCTTTTGTCGCTCAGGGACGGAATCCTCGCCAGGATCGCGGATCGGGCAACAGAGGATCGGCCGACACCGCAGCGCCTTGTCCATGACATCCGTGCGGTCATGCCGGACGACGGCATCGTCGCGCTTGACAACGGGATGTACAAAATCTGGTTCGCGCGCAACTACCGTACGAGGATGGCCAACACCCTGCTGCTCGACAACGCACTGGCCACGATGGGCGCGGGCCTGCCCTCTGCCATGGTGGCCTCCCTGCTTTACCCCGAGCGCCGCGTCATGACGGTCTGCGGCGACGGCGGATTCATGATGAACGCACAGGAGCTCGAGACGGCCGTCAGGTTGAAGCTCAATCTCGTCGTGCTGATCATCGAGGACAATGCCTACGGAATGATCCGCTGGAAACAGGCTGTCGACCACTTTCCCGACTTCGGCATGACGTTTTCCAATCCGGACTTCGTCGCCTTTGCCGAAGCACATGGAGCCAAGGGCACGCGCATCAGCGATGTGAAGGATCAGAAAGCCGCGCTGGAGAACGCGTTCGCCACCAGCGGGGTTCACCTTGTGGTCGTGCCCATCGATTATTCGGAAAATAAGCGCGTTCTGGTTGACGAGTTGGCGGAGCGCTTTGGGGATCACCGACCGGCGGCTAGCTAAGAACCACCGGTGTCCACCACCCCGTCCATCGAGAGCCCGAATCCAGGAAATGCGAAATGGAAGTCGACCGCTTGAAAGGCCCACCCAAAGACCTCGAGAGGAAATCGAGATGGGTGACGACACTGTGCTGCAAGCGATCGAGCTGCACTGGAAAGCGTCCGATGAAAGCGACTTCGACGCAGAGCACGAAATCTACCACGAGGATGCCGTGCTCGATTACCCGCAGTCCGGCGAACGCATCCGCGGTCGCAAGAATATCCAAAAGAGCCGCCGTCTGCAGCCCAGCAGGAAGCGCTTGACGGTTCAGCGGATTCTGGGCAGCGACGATCTCTGGATAAGCTAATTTGTGCTGAGCTATGACGGCGTCGCGTCTTATGCCGTGAGCATCATGGAGGTCAGAAGGACTGGTATTGCACGAGACACAATATTTCGCCGACGCGTTCGAACCTTCCTCGACGCGTGCCCATCTCGTTGAGCGCGGCGAGTAGATCAGCGTACGCTGCCTCAAGGCATCCAGACTGGAGCACACGAAATACGGTGTAGCTCGATCGATCCAACAGGGAACGACTGCCGTATCGATTGGCCGCATTGAAAGCGACACCGTTCGTATCCACGAGGATGACCTCGGCGTCTCGTTGCCCATCTATAAGTGAACCCGCGCGGTCAATCGCCTGATAACAGAGTAGCCGTGCAGCATACCTCCACAAACGACCTCCTCGACAAAATCCAGTGCGCCACGATCGCCTACTTCTGGGAAGGCGGCCATCCCAAATGCGGGATGGCGTACGACCGTCAACTTACATACGGGCAGCCGAGAAACGATCTCATCTCGATGAGCGGTTCGGGCTTTGGTTTCCTGGCAATTATCGTCGGCACATGCCGAGGCTGGATAGCGCGCGCCGCAGCGGTTCAAAGACTTCGCCAGATGGTGGAGTTTCTCGAAAGAGTTCCGCGATTCCATGGGGCGTTTTCGCATATGGTTGACGGAAAGACCGCCAAAGTCGTTCCGTTTTCACTACGCGGCGAGAGACAATTCGGTTCGCGCGGAAATCGGTCTTGTTCAGACCTGTGATCACCGCCCCCGAGATCGTGCCCGTACCGACGAAGCCGAATGTCATTCCACCAAGATTGAGCGTCACGATATTTCCCTATGCCACTGCCTGAGCGCCCGTGATCTCCACCAGCGAGCCGCACATGAATTCGGCTTCGTCCGATGCAAGAAAGGCGACGAGCGCCGCGACCTCCTCCGGCTTTCCAATACGGCCGAAGGGAACGAGTTTGTCCAGATCGGCGATTGTCCGGCCGGAGCGCCTGACACCCGCCTCCAGCATGGGGGTGTGGATTTCGCCAGGGCAGACGGCATTGACGCGAATCTTGTGGGGCGCGTAGTCCCGGCCGAGGTTCTGGGTGAATGAGGCCACCGCCGCCTTGGTGACGTTGTATGCGATGTGGTTCGGCGCAGGATAAAGCCCCCATTGCGAGGCGATGTTGACGATAGCGCCGCCTCCCGCTTCGATCATATGTGGGATCACCGCTTTACAGAGATGGAACATCGAATCGATGTTGACGGCGAAACTCAGCCGCCAGTCGTCCTCCGAAATGGCCTGGATGTTTCCGCGTCGGTTGATCCCGGCATTGTTGGCGAGGATATCGACCCGCCCCTTCTGCTCGATGACCTTGGCGATGAGTTCCCGACAAGGTTCCCCATTGGCGATATCCGCGACGATTGCCGTAGCCTGACCGCCAGATGCTTCGATCTCCGCCACGACCGTGCTGGCGGAGTCGCCGTTCATGTCGCTGACCACAACGAAGGCACCATCGCTCGCGAGGCGTTTGGCGATGGCAGAACCGATTCCGCCTCCGGCTCCCGTGACGATCGCTATCTTGCCTTCAAAACGCGCCATGATGTGCTCCTTTATCTGATATAGCTGCCGCCGTTGACGTCGAGCGTCGCCCCGTTAAGGGAGCGCTGCGAGGGCCTCAGGACGAACGCCGTCAATTCCGCGACTTCTTCCGGCAAGGCCATGGCCCCGATCGGGATGTCTGCCACCGCGGCGGCCTCGCCGTTCTTGGCGATGAAAGCCTCCGCCATGTCGGTCCTGATCCAACCAGGTGAGATGGCGACGGCGGTAACTCCGTCTGGGCCGAAGCTTCGGGCGATCGATTTGGTGAGGTTGATCAGGGCTGCCTTCGTCGCGCCATAGGCCATCGCGTCCGCCGAATATCCACGCTGCCCGGCGCGGCTCGCGATGTTGACGATCCTGCCGCCACCATTCTCTTTGAAGTGCATGATGGCGCTGCGGGACAGATCGACGGCGGCAAAGAGGTTGACCTGGAACTCACCGCGCCAGGCCTTGTGCCAGGCGCTCAGGCTGTCGCCGAGGCCCACCTCCGTTCGGATGCCCGCGGCATTCACGACAGCATGTACGCGGCGGGTCGCGGCGACGGCCTTCCTCCAGAGGTCTTCAGGTCCCTCGGGCAACGAGAGGTCCCCCTGCACGACATGGCCCCTGCCTTCGATCCGCTCGAGAAGCGCGTGGGCCGAAGCCTTGTTCCAGCCGAAATGGATGATCGGCGACGCACCCTCGGCCGCCAGGCGCTCGACGATCGTCGAACCCAGACCGCCGGACGCCCCGGTCACCAGTACGTTCATGCCATCCAACGGCTTGTCCATGTTCATTCCAATCTCAAATCAGGTCGCCGACTTGCGGTCCCCAAGTGTCCGACAAGGCGAAACCCTTGGTGAACGGGTCGGCGGGGTCGACGCGCAATTCCTGCCTGCCGTAGACCCAGGCCTGTCCCGTGATGCGTGGGAGCACCGATTTGCGGTTTCCGACGATGGTCTCCCCGATCGCCTCGGCCGTGAACTCGCCGCCGATGATCGAGCGCGATCGCCTGCTGTCGCCGACGGCGACCTCGCCACGCGCATGCAGGACGGCCAGGTTGGCCGAGCTTCCGGTGCCGCAGGGCGAACGGTCGACCCGGCCCGGCTTCAGGGTGGTGCAAGTTCGGATCGCCCCGTCGGCCTCACGGCCGCGGAACATCACATAGGCGATCTCGTCGATGGACAAAATTTCCGGATGTCGCACGGAGACCTGGTCAGCGAGCAGCGCCTTTATCTCGATGCCGGCTTCGGCCAACTCACGGGCGTGCTCCGGCGCGATCGAAAGACCAATCTGATCGACATCGACGATGGCGTAGTAGACCCCGCCATAGGCGATGTCCGCCTTGATCGTTCCCCACTTCGGCGTCTCAACCGCCTGGTCTAGGGTCTCAACGAAAGCGGGGACATTGTCGAGGCTGACGGCGAGGCAACGACCGTTCTCGCATCTAGCTCGCGCGATGATGAGCCCGGCGGGCGTATCCAGTCGGACGACCGTCTCGGGTTCGACCATTTCGACACGACCGCTCTCGAGAAGCGCTGTCACCACGCAGATGCAATTGCTCCCCGACATCGGATGCGCGCGATCTGCCTGCAATACGATGAAACCCGCGTCGGCATCGGGGCGTGTGGGGCCGACCAGCAGGTTGACGGACATGGCTACGTTGGCACGTGGCTCGAAGGTCACGAAACGGCGAAGACTGTCGTCCACGTTGTTGATGTGGTCCATTTTCTCGGCCATCGTCGCACCGGGAATCTCCGGCGCGCCACCGACGATGACCTTGCCGATCTCGCCCTGGCAGTGGACCTCGAGCAGATGAAGGCTGTTTTCCCAGTTCATTTGATGTACCAGCCCCACGGTTCTTCGCTGACGAAGCGGGTGATCTGTTTCGTCTCGAGATAGTTGTCGAAACCCCAGCGTCCGAGCTCGCGTCCGATACCGGATTGCTTGTAGCCACCCCACGGCGCTTCGGTGAACGTCGGCTGCGAGCAGTTGATCCAGACGATCCCGGCGCGGAGCGCGGCGGCCACGCGATCGGCGCGCGCGTCATCCTTGGACATCACGGCGGCGGCAAGGCCGAACTTGCTGTCGTTGGCGAGCGCCACTGCCTCTTCCTCCGTGGCGAACGGCCTCACGCAGACGACAGGGCCGAAGATTTCCTCTTTCCACGCGTCGCTTTCGAGGGGCACGTCGATAAGGACAGTCGGCTCGACATAGTAGCCCTTGTTGAAACCTGCCGGACGACTTCCTCCGACCGCGACCTTCGCACCGTCGGCGCGGGCTTTGTCAATCGCAGCGAGCACCTGATCCATCTGCTTCCGCGACACCATCGGTCCGAGCAGTACGCCCGGCTCCTGCCCGTCGCCGATTTTGATCTTCTTCGTTTCCTCGACAAGTCGATCAAGGAAGCGATCGTAGATGCCTTCCTGAACGAGGACGCGCGACGTCGCCGAGCAGACTTCGCCCTGGTTCCAGAAAATGCCGAACATCGTCCACTCGACCGCGGCCTCGATGTCGGAGTCGTCGAAGACAAGGAACGGCGACTTGCCGCCCAGTTCCAGGCTGACTCGCTTGATGTCTCGCGCGGCCGCGGCCATGATCTTGGAGCCGACGGGACCCGACCCCGTGAATGCCAGTTTGTCGACGTCGGGATGGTCGATCATCGCCTGCCCGGCGACGGACCCCGAGCCGGTCACGATATTGAGCACGCCTGGTGGGAGATCGGCCGCTTTTACAATGGCCCCGAGTTCCATCGCCGTCATCGACGTGACCTCAGCGGGCTTGAGGATCATCGTGCATCCGGCCGCGAGAGCCGGAGCAACTTTCCAGCACGCCATCAGCAGCGGGAAGTTCCAGGGCACGATGGCGACAGCCACGCCGATCGGCTCCCGCACAGCCTTGGAGACAAAACGGCCGTCCGCGAGGGCGATCACCTCTTCGGGATTGCGGTCGAGTTCCTCGGCGAGATCGGCATAGAACTCGAAACATCCGGCGGCATCGGCGATATCCCATTCCGCCTCAGGGATGGGTTTTCCATTGTCGATGGTTTCGAGGCGAGCGATCTCCTGAAGCCTGCTGCGGATACCGGTCGCGATGGCGCGTAGATATTTCGCGCGTTCTGCGCCCGACATCTTCGGCCATGGGCCGTGGTCGAACGCCTTTCGAGCGGCCTTGACCGCCAGTTCGACGTCTTCCGCCGTCCCCGCTGGACCATGATGGACCACTTCCTCCGTCGCAGGATTGATGATCGGGAAAGTGCCGCCCTTGATGGGCTTGGCCCATTGGCCGTCGATGAAGAGTTCGTTGCGCATGTATTCTCCAATCCGGGCGGCGTCAGAAGCGGCCGACACGATAAGGCTTGATGTCTAGGGGTGGCAGAGCGCCGACTGCGAGGTCTCCGATGATCCGCGCCGTCGTCGCCGCATAGGTCAGACCGAGATGGCCGTGGCCCGTCGCATAAAGCAGGTTCGAGACCTTCTCAGACGGGCCGATCAGCGGGATGGTATCCGGGAAGGCGGGCCTGCGGCCCATCCACTCGCTTGTGTCTTCGACTTTGAGGCCCGGCAGCGCCTCGCGGGCGCGCTTCACCGTGATCTTGGCGCGACGATAATCCGGGGGCGCGTCCAATCCGGCCATCTCGACCGTGCCACCGACGCGAAGACCGCCTGCCGTGGGCGTGACCATGAAGGCCTTGGCGGGCCAGATGATCGAGTGCCTCAACCCCACCCCGGGCGACATGATCTGGGTGTGATAGCCGCGTTCCGTCTCCAGCGGGATCGGTTCGCCGATCGTCGATGACAGGCGAGCCGAAAAGGCTCCGGCGGCCAGGATGAGTCGATCCGCAACGATCGTGCGGCCATCGGCGAGGCGAACACCCGTCAGGCGATGGCCACTCCGCTCGAAGGCGGCAACGTCACCTTTGATGAGCTCTCCACCGAGTTCGAGGAACTTCTCGAAAATACCGAGCACGAGCTTGTAGGGATCGCGGATCGAGCGGTTCTGCGGAAACAAAACCGCTCTCGCGATCCTGTCGCTGATATCCGGCTCGA
This genomic interval carries:
- a CDS encoding ABC transporter permease — protein: MLRASLDALSSHWRRHPMQFAMLLLGLSLATALWSGVQAINAEARASYDRAAAMLGGNRFSQLVTKDGELFDQDHFIALRRAGWLVSPILEGDLKIGSTTVHLIGIDPISIPTDANVASVASGSDLLPFITTPGVMYVNSATAKALAGRTSAALRVDESLPPGTALVDIGIAQTLLDHPLRLSRLIVADHQPAGRGRLEDVAPDLSYQAPDPQGDLTRLTDSFHLNLTAFGFLAFAVGLFIVYSAIGLAFEQRRSTFRTLRALGVSAVALTGVLIAELLAVSVFAALVGVALGYLIASLLLPGVAATLQGLYGATLPGTLTLRTEWWVAGLGMAVLGALGSAGQSLWQVWRMPLLAPAQPRAWALASSRTRQMQAVAAALLLASAAMLVQFGSGLIAGFAVLGGLLLGSALLLPVALSLVLAAFEASAHRPLHQWFWADARQQLPGLSLALMALLLALSANVGVGTMVASFRLTFEGFLDQRLAAQLYVTARTEKEASALRAWLEGRVDAVLPIWSMDGKILGQPAEVIGVKDDRLYRENWRLLSGEQDAWDKVAAGNAALINEQMARRDGLRPGDRITLPGGWQTEVAGVYSDYGNPIGQAIVGVDALASHYPDVPKLRFGLRMDQSRAAALARELRAQFGLPAQSVIDQASLKRKALEVFETTFAVTGVLNVLTLGVAGIAMFASLMTLSSMRLPQIAPVWAMGVTQRKLVLLELARTMGLALFTLLAALPVGIALAWVLLAVVNVEAFGWRLPLFVFPTDWLRLGVYALLAALLACVLPLRQMARTQPSELLKVFANER
- a CDS encoding ABC transporter ATP-binding protein, with translation MLLQVQNVYKSFETAEGPLEVLRDVSLDLEAGRSLALTGESGSGKSTLLHLIGGLDAPSRGRIFVSGTDIAGLGDAERAALRRGTLGFVFQQYNLIPSLDVTSNLSFHARLAGTHDAVRLRTLVDRLGLDKLLKRFPEQLSGGQQQRVAIGRALAGRPKLVLADEPTGNLDEATGDAVLDLLLELVAEQGVSLLMVTHSRRLAQRLDTRVHLRGGSIS
- a CDS encoding acetolactate synthase large subunit, whose product is MAKGSDLLVRALENEGVEYVFGIPGEENLDFVESLRTSSIKLVLTRHEQAAAFMAATYGRLTGKPGVCLATLGPGALNFTTGAAYALLGAMPMVMITGQKGILSSRQAQFQIVDIVATMRPLTKASRQIVSASTIPTVVREAFRLSQEERPGPVHLELPEDIAAEDGGNANLIPPHDLELPVASATALDRAAAMLVAAERPLVMLGAAASRPRSTSDLADFVVRAGIPYFNTQMGKGTVPGGTELYLGTAALTERDYVHEAVERADVILTIGHDTVEKPPFVMGPGGPKVIHVGYQPAHVEEVYFPQIEVIGDIGPSLKQLGERVHGKLKNAQVLLSLRDGILARIADRATEDRPTPQRLVHDIRAVMPDDGIVALDNGMYKIWFARNYRTRMANTLLLDNALATMGAGLPSAMVASLLYPERRVMTVCGDGGFMMNAQELETAVRLKLNLVVLIIEDNAYGMIRWKQAVDHFPDFGMTFSNPDFVAFAEAHGAKGTRISDVKDQKAALENAFATSGVHLVVVPIDYSENKRVLVDELAERFGDHRPAAS
- a CDS encoding SDR family NAD(P)-dependent oxidoreductase, whose translation is MARFEGKIAIVTGAGGGIGSAIAKRLASDGAFVVVSDMNGDSASTVVAEIEASGGQATAIVADIANGEPCRELIAKVIEQKGRVDILANNAGINRRGNIQAISEDDWRLSFAVNIDSMFHLCKAVIPHMIEAGGGAIVNIASQWGLYPAPNHIAYNVTKAAVASFTQNLGRDYAPHKIRVNAVCPGEIHTPMLEAGVRRSGRTIADLDKLVPFGRIGKPEEVAALVAFLASDEAEFMCGSLVEITGAQAVA
- a CDS encoding SDR family NAD(P)-dependent oxidoreductase: MNMDKPLDGMNVLVTGASGGLGSTIVERLAAEGASPIIHFGWNKASAHALLERIEGRGHVVQGDLSLPEGPEDLWRKAVAATRRVHAVVNAAGIRTEVGLGDSLSAWHKAWRGEFQVNLFAAVDLSRSAIMHFKENGGGRIVNIASRAGQRGYSADAMAYGATKAALINLTKSIARSFGPDGVTAVAISPGWIRTDMAEAFIAKNGEAAAVADIPIGAMALPEEVAELTAFVLRPSQRSLNGATLDVNGGSYIR
- a CDS encoding proline racemase family protein gives rise to the protein MNWENSLHLLEVHCQGEIGKVIVGGAPEIPGATMAEKMDHINNVDDSLRRFVTFEPRANVAMSVNLLVGPTRPDADAGFIVLQADRAHPMSGSNCICVVTALLESGRVEMVEPETVVRLDTPAGLIIARARCENGRCLAVSLDNVPAFVETLDQAVETPKWGTIKADIAYGGVYYAIVDVDQIGLSIAPEHARELAEAGIEIKALLADQVSVRHPEILSIDEIAYVMFRGREADGAIRTCTTLKPGRVDRSPCGTGSSANLAVLHARGEVAVGDSRRSRSIIGGEFTAEAIGETIVGNRKSVLPRITGQAWVYGRQELRVDPADPFTKGFALSDTWGPQVGDLI
- a CDS encoding aldehyde dehydrogenase family protein, giving the protein MRNELFIDGQWAKPIKGGTFPIINPATEEVVHHGPAGTAEDVELAVKAARKAFDHGPWPKMSGAERAKYLRAIATGIRSRLQEIARLETIDNGKPIPEAEWDIADAAGCFEFYADLAEELDRNPEEVIALADGRFVSKAVREPIGVAVAIVPWNFPLLMACWKVAPALAAGCTMILKPAEVTSMTAMELGAIVKAADLPPGVLNIVTGSGSVAGQAMIDHPDVDKLAFTGSGPVGSKIMAAAARDIKRVSLELGGKSPFLVFDDSDIEAAVEWTMFGIFWNQGEVCSATSRVLVQEGIYDRFLDRLVEETKKIKIGDGQEPGVLLGPMVSRKQMDQVLAAIDKARADGAKVAVGGSRPAGFNKGYYVEPTVLIDVPLESDAWKEEIFGPVVCVRPFATEEEAVALANDSKFGLAAAVMSKDDARADRVAAALRAGIVWINCSQPTFTEAPWGGYKQSGIGRELGRWGFDNYLETKQITRFVSEEPWGWYIK
- a CDS encoding FAD-binding oxidoreductase, with the protein product MTQTVVIGAGIIGVTIAYELQRRGISVTLVDRDEPGRGASFGNMASIAVTEFMPASRPAVWRQMPKWLLDPEGPVRVRPSYMPKLIPWFARFLAASRPSKLRELEAQGATLCARVYDDLLPLLRDTGLSDMLTDEGCLALYADDGELAADRDHIEILERFAFPHRHLSREELKALEPDISDRIARAVLFPQNRSIRDPYKLVLGIFEKFLELGGELIKGDVAAFERSGHRLTGVRLADGRTIVADRLILAAGAFSARLSSTIGEPIPLETERGYHTQIMSPGVGLRHSIIWPAKAFMVTPTAGGLRVGGTVEMAGLDAPPDYRRAKITVKRAREALPGLKVEDTSEWMGRRPAFPDTIPLIGPSEKVSNLLYATGHGHLGLTYAATTARIIGDLAVGALPPLDIKPYRVGRF